In Chloroflexota bacterium, the sequence GAGGAAGACGTCCTGTTCGATGGCCGAAATCTGCGAACGCAGCGACTCCAGGCTCCAATCCCGCACATCCACGCCATCCACCAACACCCGGCCGCAGGTGACATCGAAAATGCGGTTGATAAGCCTGGTGAGAGTGGTTTTTCCGGAGCCTGTTTCTCCCACAATAGCGACTGTCTCCCCTGGATAGGCGGTGAAGTTGATGTTCTTCAGCACAGGCTGACCGTTGTAACTGAAACTGACGTTTTCGAACGTGACCTCGCCACGAATGGGTCGAGCAACGCCCGCTTTGTTCTCATCCAGATTCGTTTCCGTATTGATGAGTTCAAGGATGCGCTCCGCCGAAGCGATCCCGAGCTGTACCAAGTTGAAGGTGAAGATGGAAGTGAAAGTGACAAAACGCAGCGCACCCATCAAGCCCATGAAGGATACAACCTGACCCAGAGTGATCACATTTCCGCGCCAAAGCGACAGAGAATCCAATAGCGCTGCCGCCCAGGCGATGCTGAAGACCAGCATGGGCAGATAGCGAGCTTCGATCTCCCCTTCTTTGACAAAGTAATCGCGGTAGAGGCGGGCATCGCGTGTGAACTTGGCCCATTCGTGCCGCTCCTGGACATTCGCTTTGACCACTTCGATGCCCGCGATGGCTTCCGTGAGCCCAGCGTTCATCACGCCGAATTGCTCCCGCAAGGCCATGCTAACCGGTTTGAGGCGGCGGTTATAATCTGCCACAGTGATTACCAGGAAGAAGAGGAAGACAAACGGAACGAGCAGCAGCCGCGGATTAAGGCGGGCAATTAGGACGATAGGCAAAACCGTGCCGAGCATCGAATCCATAATCAGCATCACACCCGGGCTGAACATCAAATTGAGCATATGCACATCGTTAGTGGCACGGGCCATGATGTCCCCAACGCGCTGTCGCCCGTGAAAGGTCTGGCTCTTGCCCAGCAAACTGATGTAGAGTTCTTCGCGCGCATCGCGTTCGATGTACTGCGCTAGGAATTCCATAGAATAGTTGCGCAATAGACCGGTCAGCCCTTGTCCAATGGCGGATCCAACAATGCTCAGTGCCACGCCAAGCAATGCCATAGTGCTCCAACCGGTCGTCGTGATCACATCAAAGGCTCGCCCGACAAAGACCTGGATATAACTGTAGAACGCGTTGTTAAGGACCGCAGCCAATAACCCAAACACCGGCAGGTGTAGATAGCGTAGCACGTGCGCCACAATCCAGCGTACTGGCCCCGAACGGGGATAACGGTATTCATTTGCAACGGTGAATTCCCGCTTCTCCAATACTTAC encodes:
- a CDS encoding ABC transporter ATP-binding protein; translated protein: MEKREFTVANEYRYPRSGPVRWIVAHVLRYLHLPVFGLLAAVLNNAFYSYIQVFVGRAFDVITTTGWSTMALLGVALSIVGSAIGQGLTGLLRNYSMEFLAQYIERDAREELYISLLGKSQTFHGRQRVGDIMARATNDVHMLNLMFSPGVMLIMDSMLGTVLPIVLIARLNPRLLLVPFVFLFFLVITVADYNRRLKPVSMALREQFGVMNAGLTEAIAGIEVVKANVQERHEWAKFTRDARLYRDYFVKEGEIEARYLPMLVFSIAWAAALLDSLSLWRGNVITLGQVVSFMGLMGALRFVTFTSIFTFNLVQLGIASAERILELINTETNLDENKAGVARPIRGEVTFENVSFSYNGQPVLKNINFTAYPGETVAIVGETGSGKTTLTRLINRIFDVTCGRVLVDGVDVRDWSLESLRSQISAIEQDVFLFSRSIRDNIAFGRADATQEEIERAVHEAQADEFITHLPNGYDTELGERGVNLSGGQRQRIAIARAFLTNPRILILDDSTSAIDSATEDLIQRAMRRISRQRTTFLITHRLSQIRWADHILVLRRGELVDQGTHEELMARCETYRRIFARYD